The DNA segment TTAAAATTAAACGGACTACAAAAATCTATTAATAAATTAGTAACAATATTGACCGTACTCAAGTAGTCTCACTGCGAGATAGTAAACATTAACTCATACTAGGAGAAGACAGTGAACCTATTAAATGAGGCTCAAGAACAACAACTTAAGGAAATAAGTAAATATTTATTACAGGTAAGACAAGAGAAAGGTATACGTATAGAAGAAGTAGCTGCTAAAACAAATATTAGACTATATTTCTTACAATGCTTAGATGCAGGCAAGTTTGCTGAACTACCTGAGCCTGTTTACATCCAAGGATTTATCCGTCGCTATGCAGATATATTGGGTTTGGATGGACAGGCCTTGGCGAAAACTTTTAGTGTCAGTGGTGAATCTGCAATTCAAGAATCCCATCGTCATGAAGAGGAACAGATAAAACAAAGACCAAAACTTCGTATTCCTTTGTTTGTCCCTTACGTTTTATTGCTAGCAGTTGCGGCGGTTGGACTGATTTATGTACTCAATCCCAAACTAATCACTCAATCTTTGGCAAATAAACAAGACTCAGAAACGACTACCCCAAAACAAGCCAACCCTTCACCCCTGACAGTTGCACCCCAGGCTCAAACACCAGACTTACCAGAATCAATAGTTTCAGACTCGGAAAATTCTTCAACATCGTCTACAACAGCAGATGTGGGCGATAGTTCTACGACCACACCATCAGCCACACTTGGTAATGAAAATAATGCTAATTCAGCCGTTGCAGTGACATTAGAACTGCAAGGTAATTCATGGTTACAAGTGACAGCCGACGGTAAGACAGAGTTTGTTGGCGAATTAACCAAAGGCGATCGCCGAACCTGGACAGCAAAAAAACAGCTAACTGTACGTTCTGGTAATGCAGGTGCTGTACTAGTTTCCGTCAACGAGAAGCCAGCAGAACCTTTGGGCAGTAATGGTATTGTCAAAGAAGTAACATATACCCCGGAAGTGGTTAGTCAGTAATAATGGGTAATGGGTAATGGGTCAATTGTCATTAGTTAGTGAATCGTAAAAAACTCAAGAACAACTGACAACTGACAACTGACCACCGAAAATTTAAGAAATTTTTGGCTGACTTAGATGCCAACTAGTAGACTGTTCATAAGCGTAAGCTATTTGTAGTAGTTGGTCTTCTCGCAGTACTTTGCCAATTAGTTGTAGTCCAATTGGTAATCCCTGCTCATCAAAACCACAGGGGACACTTAAACCCGGTAGACCAGCCAAGTTAACAGGAATTGTCATCAAGTCGTTTAAGTACATACTGATGGGGTCAGCAGTTTTTTCTCCCGCTTTAAATGCTGTAGTGGGAGCAGTTGGGGATACTAACACATCAACATTTTTAAAGGCATTTTCAAAGTCTTGCTTAATCAAAGTACGTACTTTTTGGGCTTTGAGATAATAAGCATCGTAATAGCCAGCCGAAAGAGCGTAAGTACCAATCATAATTCTTCGCTTGACTTCTGCACCGAAGCCAGTGGCACGGGTACGCTTATACATGGACAGTAAATTGTCTCCTTCCGGCGCACGCCAGCCATATTTTACGCCATCGTAGCGGGCTAGGTTGGCTGATGCTTCTGATGGAGCAATGATGTAATAGCTAGGTACGCCATAACGAAAGTTGGGACAGGAAATTACATGAACTTCAGCCCCTAGACGTTGTAATTGTTCAATTGCTTTGGTAACGGCTTGTTCAACGACAGAGTCTAAACCTTCGCCAAAAGTTTCTTTGATTATGCCAATTCTGAGTTTACTTCTGGCTTTGAGGTCTGGTTTTAAGCTGGCTACATAGTCAGGGATTTCGACTTTGAGACTTGTGGAATCTTGGTGATCGTAACCTGCGATCGCCTTTAATAATATCGCTGTATCTTCTACTGATTTTCCAAAGGGGCCAATTTGATCCAAAGATGAAGCGTAAGCCACCAAACCATAACGGGAAACCAAACCATAGGTGGGTTTGAGTCCTACCACACCACAAAAAGAAGCTGGTTGACGAATGGAACCACCAGTATCCGAACCCAGGGCCACCACACATTCTTCCGCCGCCACAGCCGCAGCCGAACCACCAGAAGAACCGCCAGGAACTCTCGATAAATCCCAAGGATTCGCTGTCACTTGATAGGCAGAATTTTCCGTAGAACTGCCCATAGCAAATTCATCTAAATTGGTTTTACCAACCACTACAGCCCCTGCATCTAGCAGTTTTTGTGTCACAGTTGACTCATAAGGCGGCACAAAATTTTCCAGAATCCGAGAAGCACAGGTGGTGGGGATGCCCTTGGTACACATATTGTCCTTAACGCCAATAGGAATCCCCGCCAGTAGCCCAATTTCCTCACCTGCTGCTATTTTGGCATCCACAGCACGAGCTTGTTCTAACGCCTGCTGTGCCGTGATGTGTAAGAAACTATGCAGTTTTGGCTCTAGCTCTTGAATATGGTCTAAAGTTTCTTGGGTAATTTCAACGGCAGAACGTTCTTTTTTAACTAGCTGTTCGTGCAACTCGCGGATGGATGCCATGATTGCTCTCTTAGTGACTCAAGTCATTGATTTTAGTACATATTGTGCGGGATTGGTCAATGGTGAGTTGTCAGTTGCCAGTTGTCAGTTGCCAATAGAAGGAACGTTGTATACAACATCTGTAAATTAATTACTCTCCTTGCTCCCTCCGAAGTTCCGATCGGAGGAAGCCTCCGCTCGGACTTCTCTCTGCTCTCTTTACCCAATTCTTAATTAAAGAAACAGCAAATAGGTGTGTAATAACTGTATTTTCAGTGTTTATTTAAAATTTAACAAAAAATAGCAAGAAATTGCTGAATAATTGGCTAATAATTTTAGCTATTGTGGTGTAAGGGTATAGCAGTGTTCACTCGCCAATAAATTATATAAGATGGATTTTAGTAAAAGTTAAATTTTAGCTAAATATAGAAATTGATTTCTTAACTATAAAATTATTTCGAGGTATAAATAGATGATTAAAATAGCAAGCCGTAAGTTTTTAGGTGTAGAAAATGTCTATGACATTGGGGTTAGACGTGATCACAATTTTTTCATCAAAAATGGATTAATAGCTTCTAATTGTTTCAATAAATCCCATTCCACAGCTTATGGATATGTTACTTATCAAACTGCATATCTGAAGGCTAATTATCCATTGGAATATATGGCGGCGTTGCTGACGGCTAATAGCAATGACACAGATAAGGTGCAGAAATATATTTCTACCTGTCTAAGCATGAATATTCAGATAGAACCGCCGGATATCAATCGCTCAGGTGTAGACTTTACCCCAGTAGCGGGTAAGATATTATTTGGATTTTCGGCTGTGAGAAACGTAGGACAGAATGCGATCGCCTCAGTTTTAGAAGCAAGAGACACAACAGGAGAGTTTAAATCATTAGCTGATTTCTGCGATCGCATAGACTTACGTGCTGTTAATCGCCGTACCCTTGAATCACTGATTTACTGTGGAGCCTTTGACAAAATTGAAGCGAATCGTCACCAATTAATCCAAGATTTAGAATTAGTCTATGATTGGGCCCAATCCCGTGCTAGAGATCGTGCTAGTGGTCAAGGAAACCTGTTTGATTTATTAGGTGGATATTCTTCTACTAATACCAAAACAGCTAATAATGCCTTTGAAACTGCTCCTAAAGCTAAACCTGTACTAGATTATCCCCCACAGGAAAAATTACGCTTAGAAAAAGAATTATTAGGATTTTATGTCTCCGACCATCCCTTAAAATCTTTAAGGTCAGTAGCACCACTTTTAACACCAATTAATCTTTCACAACTAGGAGAACAACGAGAAGACACAAGATTATGTGTAATTGTCATGCTTAACGGTGTGAAAAAAGTCATGACAAAGAAAGGTGATGCAATGGCAATTCTGCAACTTGAAGACTTAACATCTCAATCAGAAGCAGTAGTTTTTCCGAAAACTTATGAGCGCATTAGTTTCTTACTTCAAGTTGATGCCAGATTAATTATTTGGGGTAAGGTAGACCGACGCGACGAACAAACTCAATTAATTGTAGAAGATGCAGAGCCAGTAGAAACTGTACAAATGGTGATGGTAGAACTTCAGCCTCAACAAGCAGCCAATATTGAAGAACTACATCGCTTAAAAACAATTTTGCAAGAACAATGTGGAGATAAAGAAAAAGCCAAAATGCCCGTAATTGGAATTGTGCAATCTGAAAATTCTCGGCGATTAGTACGTTTAGGTTGGCAATTTTGTGTTCAAGATGCTCGAATTACTGTGCAAGCATTACAAAATGCCAGATTTTCAGCACAACTTAAACCTCTGATTGGTGGTTCGTGAGGAGATGAAAGAGTGAGAAGAGGCAATACTTCTCTGCGTTCCTTGAGTGTGTTGTAGGCTCAGTAACAAGGGTACAGGGAGAAGAATATCTTACTCAGTACTCAGTATTACTGAGAAATCATCATATTAGTTAAACTACTACGTCAACAGTATATTGACATAGTAATTCTTGAGCTTCACAGTTTTTTTCGTTACTTATGCGGATGATGTTTTCCTGTAGTAAGTGGTATCTTTTTATGCCATGAGGATTTGGGCAAGAGCTAGGGGAAGGAGTTAATATTTTGATGATTGCAAATGATTTGAGTAAGTTTGTTTCCTATTGTAAAAAAATTCAACCCCAAACTCAGGAGGACATCAAGCAGTTTTTTGAAGGGGTGATTGCCTTTCCTTATGATAAGGAACTTCTTTTGCAAGCTTATTTATTTTTAAATATTCAAAACTTGTTCCCTTCTTGTTATGAATTGCTCTTGTTTGAAAAGTCCCCAATTGCTGATTATACAGACTTAGGTAAATGTGATTTTGTCTACCTAACATTTCAAGGTAATCTGTTTTTAATTGAGACAAAATTTATTGATACAGAAGCAACAGGCGCAACAGAAAGAAAACGCAGAAATAAACATAGAAATAAGGTATTTGAACAAGTAATTACCTTAAAAAGTCGGTTTGGTGAATATTGGGATATACGCTCTGAACAGTTAGAATGTGGGGTTTTTACCACAGACTCTGATATCGATTGGCGAGGAAATGGTATAAATGTTACAACTAAATCTATATCTATAGATAGTCTAGAAAAGTGGCGTAGAACCTATAAGCAAATTAATCAGGCTTAGTTATTTTAACATTCTTAAATATTGTATTCTTTTGGGCGATCGCTGATATTTTCTAGAGTTCGTAATAGCATTCAATATCTTTAAATATTTTCATTCAAGAAACTTAATATTTAAAAAAATATTAGGGGCAGATTAGTATACTGTCCCTATTTGTATGTACTTTTGTTGGTCGTCTACAATACCTTTTGGTTAACACATCTCACCTTTGAGACAGCAGAGGAGCCGAGGAGAACTTTGCACAGTGATGGGTGATTTTTTTCGTTGGAAGTCCCCAAACTAATGAACTCAATTTGCTATTTTGTAGTACAATTGTACTGAAGTTATAAAAATATCATGCAAACTCAGTAGGAGGGCGATAACATTTATGAAACAAATCGAACCTAGCTACAAGACTACTATTTCCCTACCATTAATGTTGCCACCAGTAACAGTAAATAAAGCCATAGTGCCTCTACAACCCCAATCGGACAATATGAGCAGTAGATGGGAGCATTTGATTACTGTTGTGCAGCATATCAACCAGATGGCACTGGAGTTAGAAGCAAAGATATTAGAACTCAAGACAATAGCCAGTACGATTAATAGTCAAATTAATTATTTAACAGAAAATAGCGATCGCTCATATATAAATATTTGCCTGTATTCTCCTGTGAGTGTCCCTTTGGTGAAACAACAGCCAGATCAATCATTTATTCTGACAACCCGAAAAGTTGATTTATTTCGAGCCGAGCGAGAAGCCGCACAACTAGCGCAACAACTCCGCCAGCACGCACAAAAGAAACAACCTGCACCGCAGCAAGGGAAAAAAATGAGGAATTGAGGGCGGGAGGGGAGGCTGACGGTATAGGGGTGTAGGGATTGATGAAACTATTATTATTTCGTTAGTGTGAGAGTCATCACTCATCACTTGATTAAAAACCTACACCTGTGAGAGGAGGTAGGGGAAAACAACATTATTAGCAACTGACTAATGACTAATTAGTGTGACATCAGCATTTAACCGTTGGGCTGTAACAGTTATGCTGATGGAAGTCATGTCATAAAGCCCTTGTCATACCCGGCAACTCGTCCACATTATGCAATAGGATAAATTAGGCTATAAGAACTCCACCACAAGGGGATGGGGTATTAAACCAGATGAAAAGCAACTGACGAATGACAACTGACAACTGACACACGCAGTGCAAATAAAAAGAGGTTAAGAGAAGGTGTTAAGAACACTTTTAGTAATGATCATTGGTTTCTTACCGTCCATGTTCTCCTTGTGGGTAATTCGTAAAACCCAATTACGGATGCGCTCACGCCTCAGACAAGCAGCCACAAATATTGCTAGGGTGCGGATACAGCAAGATATTAGACCTGTAGAGAGCGATCGCTATTATTTAGAAGGGGTAGGCTATTTAATTGGTGATATCAGTTGCAAATTCAACGCACGTTCCGGCTATCTCCGTTGTGCTGTTAACCCTAGTGGCCCTTGTCAAGGATGCCGCTATTATGAATGCCCTATGAGTGATGAAAACTCAACAGGGTTTAGGGGCTTAGGGGTTTAGGGGTTAGGAGAAGAACAGTATTTATAAGGTATCTTGATTTAATTATTAGTTAGTTGCTTCCCTTACACCCTCACACCCTCACACCCTCACACCCTCACACCCTCACACCCCCGCAGCTTCGTTTAACTTGGTGCGTAAGTCTGCCCATGTCACTCCTGCAAGATTTGGGAGGACTACATGAGCTGTACCTACACGCTCGACAGGGCCAAGTCCTACTACCCACATCCCCCCAGCTAAAGCGGCTTCCACACCTGCGCCTGCATCTTCCACAACTACGCATTGTTGCGGTTCTAATCCTAACTGATGGGCAGCGAAGAGGAATAAATCTGGCGCTGGCTTGGGTTTCTGCACACTGTAACCATCAGCGATCGCATCTACTTTATCAACAAGCCCTAGCTTTTCGATTACTGTGTGAGCGTTTTTACTAGCTGAACCGATACCTATTTTCATTCCCGCTTGCCTTAGTTCATCTAAAAGAGCGATCGCTCCCGGCAATAAATCTTTAGATGTAATGTGTTCAATTAGTTCTACATAGTAGCGATTTTTACGCTCCATCATCTCTTGAATTTGCACTTCTGAATAAGGTCTATCCCCAATAATCCGCATCAAGGACTCACGACGAGACACCCCCCGCAAGGCTTCGTTATCCTCCCTATTAAAAGGAATCCCCTCCTCATCAGCCAGCCTCTGCCACCCTAAATAGTGATATTCTGCTGTATCAGTTAACACACCATCTAAATCGAAGATAAATCCTCTAATGTCTGGGTATTGAGTGTTCGGGAGTGGGGATTGGAGAGTGAAAACTTCTTCCTCTGCTCCACCCTTCTCTACGAGAGGCAACGCCAACGGGAACGCTTTCAGCGAACTGCTCCCTCCGAAGTTCCGAGCGGAGGCTTCCTCCGCTCGGACTTCTCTCTGCTCCCCTGCTCCCTGCTCCCCTGCTCCCTGCTCCCTGCCCCCTGCCTCCTGTCCCCCAGGCAAATCAAACGGATACCACTGCCCACGCCAATGTAGCTGAAACTTCAGACGTGTCCAAGTTGGGGGCAAATGGGGGTTAGCGACGGGGCCTTTTTCTGTGAATTGGATGCCACCAAAACCGAAAATTACTGCCTGCCAAATTCCGCCAGCGCTGGCTCCGTGAATACCGTCATTGGCATTGCCTCGCGTGTCTTCTAAATCAACCATGAGCGCCTGCATAAACCGTTCGTAGGCTGTGGCTGATTTCCCCAAATCTGAGGCTAAGATGCCGTGAATTGCTGGGCCTAGTGATGAACCGTAGGTAATATCCGTCCTGGGTGCGTAATAATCCCAATTGCTTTTTAAAGCTTTTTCGTTGTAGGGAAATTCTGCTGATGGGCGCATCAGGTACAGCAACATCAAGACATCTGGTTGCTTGAGGACTTGGTGTTGGTTAGCGGTTTCTATACCCAAGATTGCCTGCATAGAACGCTGGCGTGGTTCGTAGTCTTCTAAGTTGATATCTTGCAATTGGAAAAATCCCTCAAATTGTTCGATTAATCCGGTTGAAGAGTCGTAGAAAATGCAGATTTTTTTGATGATGTCTTGCCAGAGAGTTTCTAACTCTGGAGTAAGTTGCAGCTTATCTTCTAGTGCTTTGGCTCGTTCGGGGAAGTTATGACGCAGCCATTCAGCAACTGTCAGCGCCTTTTCTAAATGCCATTGCACCATCCGGTTAGTGAAAGTGTTGTTGTGTACAAACTCGTGGTATTCATCAGTACCAATCACCCCACGGATTTCATAGCGATCGCCTTGGGAGTTATACTCAACTCGGCTACTCCAGAAAATAGCGGCATCTAAGATAATTTCTGCACCATAATCGCCCATCCAATCATCATCACCAGTGGCTTGCCAGTATTGCCAGACAGCATAGGCAATATCTGCACTATTATGAATTTCGCGATCGCGGCACCAAATACGCACATCTTCGCCATAATAATCATCAGGCAATGCCCAACGCGGCGTTACCTCATCCCCAGTATCCGCACTTTCCCAGGCATACATCGCCCCTTTAAAGCCGTAATGGCTGGCTTTGCGTCGCGCCCCGTTGATGGTGTGATAGCGGTAGCTGAGTAAGTTCCGGGCTAAAGTGGGTTGGGTGAAGGTGAAAAAGGGCAAGATAAAAATTTCTGTATCCCAGAAAATATGCCCCCGGTAGCCAAAGCCGGAAAGGGTTTTAGCGGGAATACTGACTTTTTCATCATGGGATGGGGCAGCAATTAGCAACTGAAACAGGTTGTAGCGGACAGCAAAAGCGGCTTTAGGGTCTCCTTCTATGTATATATCGCTTTTTTGCCATACTTCGTCCCAGGCTTGCTTATTCGCCGTGAGTAAAGTTGTGTAGTTGGTTAGTTGTGCCAGTTTTTCTTGAGCTGCGGTAACTGGTTTGTTGACCTCCCTTGAAGTAAACACTGTTACCAGCTTTTCCACCGTGATAGTTTGTTGAGATTTAGCTAAAAAACTGGCGCTGATAGTGGGATATCCAGGGACGATGCTCACTTGTAACGCTGTTTCTGCACCTGATATGGTCATTTTGGCTGCCATACCGATTTCAATATGAGTTCCACGGGTACGACTTTGCAACCAGATACCCTGCTCGGTTTTACCTTGGTCTATTCCTTCCCAATGATTGAAACCTTGATTTTCAGCATAGCCGTTGATACTAGCTTGAATTTCAACTAAGCAATCACCATCATGAGCTGTGATTTGACAACGCTGTCCTAATATATGGTGATCTGCCAGACTAGCAAAGCGTTCAAAGTGGATATCGATGATGCTACCACTGGGACTACGCCAACGCAGAGAACGACTGAGCAGACCTTGACTAACATCAAGTTTACGTTCGTAGTGTAATACTTCCCCCTGATCCATGCGGAAGCGATCGCCATTAATCGCAATTATCATGGGCAACCAATCAGGACAGTTAGCCAGTTCTGTATAAACTACAGGCACATCATCATAGACACCATGAATAAAGGTTGCAGGTAAACCACGGGCGTGACCTTCCTCTAAGCTACCCCTGGTGCCTAAGTAACCGTTACCAATGGTGAAGACGGTACCTCTAGAATGCGATTGCTCAGGATTAAACTTAGTTTCGCTTAATATCCAATCTTGATAAATAAAATCACGAGAAGGACATTTTGTGTTCATGGTGAATGACTGATGACTGTTGACTGATGACTAATGACAACTCATGTGCTTCGCTAAAATTTGCTCGGCTCTGGGTTTATAAATTAGGTGAAATAGGCTTTCCATGTAACGGACTCTAGCTTCGCTGCTTTCTGGGCGGATAAAGTTCCAGAAACTGTAGATTTTAGTCAGTGCTAGTAATTGACTGGTGTGTAATTGCCAGTTGTATTTTTGATGAATGCGTTGGCTCATCCATTGAGACACTTCTTGCCAATGTTCGGGATGGGTATCGCACTCTTGGAAGAATGCCAAAATTTTCTCGGCTGTTCCCTCTAAGTCCGTGGGATTAATCCGAAATCCATTATTTTGATCCTCCATGATTTCTAAAGAACCACCAAATTTAGTGGCAAAGGTAGGTAAGCCAGAAATCATGGCTTCTAAAATACTGCGTCCAAAGGCTTCAAACCGAGCAAAGTGGATATAAATTCCCCGATAATCTGCCACTAAGCGATAAGCTTCGCCGACTTCTTGGTTAGGAAGTCGTAACCCTAACCAGCGAATATGCCCATGTAGCTGATATTGGTTAATAATGTTGTGCAGTTTTTCAATTTCCCTGGCTTCTTCGGGATTGGTGCTTTCATCTATGTTTAACTTACTAGTAAGCAGAATTAGGTTAGAGTGTGCTTGTAATTCCTGACTTCTGCCGAAGCATTCAGCCAAGCCAGTCAGATTTTTGATGGAAGTAATAGGCGCAACTGCAAAGATGGGTGGCTTTTGGGGTTGGTCTAAATAACCGAAGATTTGCGAGTCTTGACGATGAAATAATAAGTCGTGGACGTGTTTACTGACATTGGGGTCTCTATCTGCTGTTTGGCTATAAGGGAAAAAGACTTGCTCATTTACCCCTGGCGGAACCATGTTGAATTTAGGATTAAACAGGTCTATCCCATCGACTACATGATATAGATGGGGCATGGTAAAGAACTTGTAGGACTCGTACTGTCCTATGCTTTCGGGTGTGCCGAAAATTTCTTGGTAGGATGATGTGATGATAAAGTCAGCCGCATTCATCGTAATTAAATCGGCGGTAAATTGTACTGAGAAGTGATATTTTTCCTCAGAGTCTTGCCAATATAAATTACTAAATAAATTTTTCGGTTTTTCTAAAGAGTGGGCAATGTTGCAATGGGTGACTTTGAGACGACGGGCGAGGAGGAACGCAACTAAGTTACCATCGCTGTAGTTACCGATAATTAAATTTGGTTTGCCCTGGAATTGGGCTAGTAGTTGTTTTTCGGCATCTAAGGCAAAAGTTTCTAGATAAGGCCAAATCTCAAATTTAGATATCCAGTTATTGGTAATTTCGGGATTAAATTCCCCGAAAGGAACCCGCAAAATCCAAGCATTCTCTGTGTTGTGTAACTTTTCTAAGCGCAGGTTACAGTATGTACCCTCACAGTTAGGTATAAGCCGGGTGAGAATAATAACGTGGGGTTGAATACCTAGCACTTCCAGTCCGGCAAGCTTAATCTCTTGCTGTAGTTTGTTTTCTAAACTGCGTGCTTGCTCTAAAACATAGATAACTTGGCCTAAGGTTTCATCCCGTCCCATGACATCTTCTTGAGCTACCCAGCCGTGAATGGAAACTAGGACGACCCGAAAAACAGCAGGAACACGGGCGACAAATGCTTCTAATACGGCAGGTTGGGGAGAATCAATCAATTTATCTAGCAGCGTAATAGTCTCCAGGATGCGCTGGGCTGTATTACCCCATCCTGGCTCAAAGCCGAGTTTTTGCAGTTCAATGTAGAATTTTTCGTATGGTTCTTCCGGGGGTAGTGCCGAGAGAAATTTAATCGCTGCGTGAATTTGTTTAGCTAGGTGGATACCTGAGGGAATAGCATCCCCAATCATTAAGTTAATCCCATCGTATTGCAATCCCCGTAAAGCTAAGTACACTAACTCGACCCAATATTGGGGGTCGGTCGCTATCTGACTGCATAGATAACGATTGAGGAAGGCTAAACCTTGACCAATGTTTCTAGGGTCGCTAATACTGGGGGAAGCTTCGTAAAAGGAATTGAGGTCAATTTCTAAGATGTTGGGTTCATAGGCATTGACTAGGCGATCGCTTACATCTAAAAACGCATCAATTGACATAGAATCAAACTTAGCCAAGTCTGATGTCAGTCGCCAAACTTCTTGGCTAGCAATCCTTGGACGCACCACAAACCAGGTACCGTCCTCTGCTAAAACGATTTCATGGGTATATTGAATCAGCTTACCCACGGATGAAGAATAGTAAAAATATGTGGGCTTTTGGGCTTGCTGACAGTATTGGGAAAAAGTATGCAGGATCTCATTTCTCAGGAAGTAACGTTTACCTGAGGCATCTAATGCAATTATCAACTGTTGCAGAGCAGCTTTTTCCTCACCATTAGCAAAAATAGGGTGAAATAGTTCGTGCATGACGATTTCCAGAACTCTAGCCAGGTCACGACCTCATTTTTGTCTCCTCAACAAATGTAATTTTTGTATAAAGTTCGTTGAAACACTGATATTTGGTAATGGGTGATCAGTAATTGGTAATTGGTAATATCAAAACTAATTACCAAAATTGGCTATTACTGATCAAGACCAACCATCTTCTGTGTAATTAAATAAACTTGATACTTAGTAATTGGCTTAGAGGTACATTGCCTTTGTTGACCTTTGTATAGTAGATAGGCATTCACTGTTTTGCCTTCTAGCTCTGGTATGAATGGTCATTGGTCAGTTGTCAGTGTTTCTTCCTCCTGCTCTAGGCTGGTGAGCGACTTGCCTTGAGCGGAGTCGAAAGGAATTTAACTACTGCCTTCTACCTCTTAAGAGTTCTTAGTCTAGTCACTACGTCAGTATATTTTAAATATTTAAATAAACTTCTTATTTACAAAGGCATAATCCAGTAGTTTTTGTTATGCTGGACTAGACAATTTAAGTTTTTTTTTGAGCGATAATTATAACGCAATACCATTTAATTTGCAAGTTGAATTTTCTATACAATTAGTCTTGTTTTGTACATAAAGATTAATTAGGCGATCGCTCTCAAAAGTTGATATTTTTTTTAATGTAGAGGGTCAACGAGCTGAGCAACTAATTGTCTAGCTGTGTTGGATCAAAACTTTGCTCATTTTCAATTTTTTTATGAGTCATCATCTACCCGACACCAAGATACCTGC comes from the Nostoc sp. PCC 7120 = FACHB-418 genome and includes:
- the pgmB gene encoding beta-phosphoglucomutase codes for the protein MNTKCPSRDFIYQDWILSETKFNPEQSHSRGTVFTIGNGYLGTRGSLEEGHARGLPATFIHGVYDDVPVVYTELANCPDWLPMIIAINGDRFRMDQGEVLHYERKLDVSQGLLSRSLRWRSPSGSIIDIHFERFASLADHHILGQRCQITAHDGDCLVEIQASINGYAENQGFNHWEGIDQGKTEQGIWLQSRTRGTHIEIGMAAKMTISGAETALQVSIVPGYPTISASFLAKSQQTITVEKLVTVFTSREVNKPVTAAQEKLAQLTNYTTLLTANKQAWDEVWQKSDIYIEGDPKAAFAVRYNLFQLLIAAPSHDEKVSIPAKTLSGFGYRGHIFWDTEIFILPFFTFTQPTLARNLLSYRYHTINGARRKASHYGFKGAMYAWESADTGDEVTPRWALPDDYYGEDVRIWCRDREIHNSADIAYAVWQYWQATGDDDWMGDYGAEIILDAAIFWSSRVEYNSQGDRYEIRGVIGTDEYHEFVHNNTFTNRMVQWHLEKALTVAEWLRHNFPERAKALEDKLQLTPELETLWQDIIKKICIFYDSSTGLIEQFEGFFQLQDINLEDYEPRQRSMQAILGIETANQHQVLKQPDVLMLLYLMRPSAEFPYNEKALKSNWDYYAPRTDITYGSSLGPAIHGILASDLGKSATAYERFMQALMVDLEDTRGNANDGIHGASAGGIWQAVIFGFGGIQFTEKGPVANPHLPPTWTRLKFQLHWRGQWYPFDLPGGQEAGGREQGAGEQGAGEQREVRAEEASARNFGGSSSLKAFPLALPLVEKGGAEEEVFTLQSPLPNTQYPDIRGFIFDLDGVLTDTAEYHYLGWQRLADEEGIPFNREDNEALRGVSRRESLMRIIGDRPYSEVQIQEMMERKNRYYVELIEHITSKDLLPGAIALLDELRQAGMKIGIGSASKNAHTVIEKLGLVDKVDAIADGYSVQKPKPAPDLFLFAAHQLGLEPQQCVVVEDAGAGVEAALAGGMWVVGLGPVERVGTAHVVLPNLAGVTWADLRTKLNEAAGV
- a CDS encoding DUF6464 family protein, encoding MLRTLLVMIIGFLPSMFSLWVIRKTQLRMRSRLRQAATNIARVRIQQDIRPVESDRYYLEGVGYLIGDISCKFNARSGYLRCAVNPSGPCQGCRYYECPMSDENSTGFRGLGV
- a CDS encoding helix-turn-helix domain-containing protein; the protein is MNLLNEAQEQQLKEISKYLLQVRQEKGIRIEEVAAKTNIRLYFLQCLDAGKFAELPEPVYIQGFIRRYADILGLDGQALAKTFSVSGESAIQESHRHEEEQIKQRPKLRIPLFVPYVLLLAVAAVGLIYVLNPKLITQSLANKQDSETTTPKQANPSPLTVAPQAQTPDLPESIVSDSENSSTSSTTADVGDSSTTTPSATLGNENNANSAVAVTLELQGNSWLQVTADGKTEFVGELTKGDRRTWTAKKQLTVRSGNAGAVLVSVNEKPAEPLGSNGIVKEVTYTPEVVSQ
- a CDS encoding trans-splicing intein-formed DNA polymerase III subunit alpha C-terminal partner DnaE-C, with amino-acid sequence MIKIASRKFLGVENVYDIGVRRDHNFFIKNGLIASNCFNKSHSTAYGYVTYQTAYLKANYPLEYMAALLTANSNDTDKVQKYISTCLSMNIQIEPPDINRSGVDFTPVAGKILFGFSAVRNVGQNAIASVLEARDTTGEFKSLADFCDRIDLRAVNRRTLESLIYCGAFDKIEANRHQLIQDLELVYDWAQSRARDRASGQGNLFDLLGGYSSTNTKTANNAFETAPKAKPVLDYPPQEKLRLEKELLGFYVSDHPLKSLRSVAPLLTPINLSQLGEQREDTRLCVIVMLNGVKKVMTKKGDAMAILQLEDLTSQSEAVVFPKTYERISFLLQVDARLIIWGKVDRRDEQTQLIVEDAEPVETVQMVMVELQPQQAANIEELHRLKTILQEQCGDKEKAKMPVIGIVQSENSRRLVRLGWQFCVQDARITVQALQNARFSAQLKPLIGGS
- the gatA gene encoding Asp-tRNA(Asn)/Glu-tRNA(Gln) amidotransferase subunit GatA; translated protein: MASIRELHEQLVKKERSAVEITQETLDHIQELEPKLHSFLHITAQQALEQARAVDAKIAAGEEIGLLAGIPIGVKDNMCTKGIPTTCASRILENFVPPYESTVTQKLLDAGAVVVGKTNLDEFAMGSSTENSAYQVTANPWDLSRVPGGSSGGSAAAVAAEECVVALGSDTGGSIRQPASFCGVVGLKPTYGLVSRYGLVAYASSLDQIGPFGKSVEDTAILLKAIAGYDHQDSTSLKVEIPDYVASLKPDLKARSKLRIGIIKETFGEGLDSVVEQAVTKAIEQLQRLGAEVHVISCPNFRYGVPSYYIIAPSEASANLARYDGVKYGWRAPEGDNLLSMYKRTRATGFGAEVKRRIMIGTYALSAGYYDAYYLKAQKVRTLIKQDFENAFKNVDVLVSPTAPTTAFKAGEKTADPISMYLNDLMTIPVNLAGLPGLSVPCGFDEQGLPIGLQLIGKVLREDQLLQIAYAYEQSTSWHLSQPKIS